A DNA window from Microbulbifer pacificus contains the following coding sequences:
- a CDS encoding recombinase family protein, which yields FLRNDRYIGTIRFNTHMSTADGKRVPRPESEHIIVHDAHPPIIDMDTWNRVQDRIEKRDVPLTNTKLDFDPCELAGICVCSKCGRKMVRQSSTQHYKKKDGSINVYHKEFLWCTTVGCTFVKYRSIEEDLLETLKQIAELDQNTLSKSMENMTVNDIDNKGFSTEEIQNNIKIRKEDLERRMKFIYEKFESGIYDDDMFLKRKAELDKEKEEIDKIKIEDEKEESIEPVDPLNFKSTVNSVLDAYGQASHKSDKNIILKKVFHHVDVEILEKGRGRKPAIHKIRPHLRSSFVAKGI from the coding sequence TTCCTTAGAAATGATCGCTATATTGGCACCATTCGTTTTAATACTCATATGTCTACTGCTGACGGAAAAAGAGTTCCTAGACCAGAATCAGAACATATTATTGTACATGACGCTCACCCACCAATTATAGATATGGATACCTGGAACAGAGTTCAAGATCGGATAGAAAAGCGTGATGTACCTCTTACTAATACTAAACTTGATTTTGATCCATGTGAATTGGCAGGTATTTGTGTATGTAGTAAATGTGGAAGGAAAATGGTAAGGCAAAGCAGTACCCAACATTATAAGAAGAAAGATGGTAGCATCAACGTATACCATAAAGAATTCTTATGGTGCACTACTGTAGGTTGTACTTTCGTTAAGTATAGAAGCATTGAAGAAGATTTATTAGAAACACTTAAACAAATTGCGGAACTGGATCAAAATACATTATCAAAGAGTATGGAGAATATGACAGTTAATGATATTGATAACAAAGGTTTCTCTACAGAAGAAATTCAAAATAACATCAAGATACGTAAAGAAGATTTAGAACGAAGAATGAAATTTATTTACGAAAAATTTGAATCTGGTATTTATGATGATGATATGTTTTTAAAGAGAAAAGCGGAGCTTGATAAAGAAAAAGAAGAGATTGATAAAATAAAGATTGAAGATGAAAAAGAAGAATCAATTGAACCTGTTGATCCACTAAATTTTAAATCGACGGTAAACTCAGTATTAGATGCATATGGACAAGCTAGCCATAAATCAGATAAAAATATTATTCTAAAAAAAGTATTCCATCATGTTGATGTTGAGATATTGGAGAAAGGTCGGGGAAGAAAACCAGCAATTCATAAAATAAGACCTCATTTAAGAAGCAGCTTCGTTGCCAAAGGTATTTGA